From the Anaeromyxobacter dehalogenans 2CP-1 genome, the window TCTCCGTTGCTCTCCGTCGTCCCAGGGACGCGTCTCGCGCATCCCGGGCAGACTCGCTGGAGCCACCCGCACAGGCGGGGGAGCCCAGGCGCCCGCGCGGCACCCGCGATTCGCCCGGCGAGCGTTCCGGGCGAGCCTGGAGATCGCGGCGGCCGATCGGACGCTGGAACGGGCGAGGCTCGCTGACCGGCCCGGCGCGCCAGCGCGTCCCGCCTCCTCTCGCGGCCCGCGCCGGCATCCCCCTTGAAGGGGAAAGGCGGTGCCTGCACCGGAGGGGAGCGGCCATGAAGCGGATCCTGGTGGCGGTGGACGGCTCGGACACCTCGCTGAAGGCGGCGCGGATGGCGTCGGACGTGGCGCTGCGCTTCGGGGCGAAGCTGACCCTGGTGCACGTCGTCCCGAAGCTGCTCCTGCCGCCCGACGTCTACGGCCTCACCATCGCCGAGGTCGAGAAGGAGCACCGCGCCTACGCGGACGCGCTGCTGGAGAAGGCCGTGAAGGCGCTGGAGGAGCCGGGGCTGGACGTCTCCACCACCGTCCTCTACGGCTCCCCGGCCGAGGCCATCGCCGAGGAGGCCGCGGCCATCGACGTGGGCATGGTGGTGGTCGGCAGCCGCGGCTACGGCGCGGTCGCCCGGATGTTCCTGGGCAGCGTCTCCGACCGCCTGGTGCACATCAGCTCGAAGCCGGTGCTCGTCGTCCGCTGAGGTCCGCGAGGCGGGATGCCGCGCGCCCGGTCCCGGGTTACACTCGCCGCGCGCGGGGCGCGCGCGGAGGCCTCATGATCTCGGTGGCGGACTTCATGACCAGGGACCTCGTCACCGTGCGCGAGAGCGACGACCTCGCGCTGGCCGAGTCGCTGCTCAAGCTGGGCGGGATCCGGCACCTGCCGGTCGTCCGCGAGCGCAAGCTGGTGGGCCTGCTCACCCAGCGCGACCTGCTCCGCTCCGG encodes:
- a CDS encoding universal stress protein; the protein is MKRILVAVDGSDTSLKAARMASDVALRFGAKLTLVHVVPKLLLPPDVYGLTIAEVEKEHRAYADALLEKAVKALEEPGLDVSTTVLYGSPAEAIAEEAAAIDVGMVVVGSRGYGAVARMFLGSVSDRLVHISSKPVLVVR